The genomic stretch CCCACGTTTTCCCACCTTGAACGAGTTATCTGAGAAATGGGCGATGTACTTAAGGAAGGGGTGTTATATCTAATAAACGGGTGATTGATCTAGGAAGCGAGAGACTAGGGAGATCTTATGGGTGAAATGCTACATCCTTTGTCTCCTCATCGCGCCTTGAAGGCCCTTTACTGATATACTAATACAAACAATGATAAATCAAGCGTGAGATTGATCGCTTAAACTCCTTGTCACACTTGCAGCAATGTTTATCACTCAAAATTTGCTACTCAGAGTTGTGTAGTAAGCGAATTGAAGTTTATCTAGATAACATACTCTTTTGTGCAGTTAATAGACTATGACAAACATCAATTCCGTCAAAAGTTAGCTTGTTCACCAACAATGTTAAGTGTTTTATTCTAATGATTTTGAAACTCgtgatctttttttttttcattgtgaAAGACATTTAGAGCTTTATCTTCATTTGGTTTGGTTGAAATTGAGCGTTTTAGAGATGAGGAGGTGAAAAACATATTATCATTCAAATTTATTGTGAAAgaggataaaaaataaataaagtatcaCATTTATTATGGTAATCAACATGTTGGTGGATTAGCTCGGAGGGAAAcaataatttattcaattgaaAGATCGTTAATTCAAAAGAGGAAGTTGACAACATCGAAAATTTATTGGAGAATTGATGCGCGATTAAAATGCTAgatagtaataattaaataataataatagacttTATTTTATAGTAACAATAATTAATTCtatgataattttttattatagacTTTATTTTATAGTAACAAAAATTAATCCtatgataatttttattatagACTTTATTTTATAGTAACAATAATTAATTCAAAGCAtattaaatcataattaaataagatgtttttgtatgtttttttagttaaattttaataatttaataattaaaattttatcttttaaaaataaataaacagaatattaccgttaatttatatttataaaatttcctATATTATTGAATATTCTTACCGATTTACAAAGTTTATTTGATTATAGACtttattttatagtaaaattctaataatatttttatttcatttataccgTAAAAAGTGTCAACCTCAATTAGGGATGGCAAAAAAACCCATACCCACGGGTATCCGCGGATAAAATCCGTCACGGGTACGGGTTGGATAGCTTAATGGGTATCCACGGGTATGATAAACGGATATTTAGTTATCCGTTTACTTACGGGTACGGATATGGATTTAATGGTATCCATACCCGCGGGTATCCATATCCGTTAATAgtgattaaaattacttaaatatttctttaaaattagtatacttgaatatctttttaatatcaattagtatatttaaatattcttttaacaTTTTCTCACATTCTACGTCAATATTCATTATGAGATGCTTTTGAATTTAATATAGTGATTGTATAATACATACTTTTCTATTAATAAAAAGATAAGTTTttattcaatatataaaaaattagtaaatttcaattaaaaaaagtatCCATGGGTATCCGTAAATACCCACGGATATTTAAAATATCACGGATACCCACCCGGCAGATATCCACACGGATATGGAGCGGATATggatatcatttttattaaatgGATGGGTAGCGGGAGACTAGTATCCGTACCCATGGGTATCCATTGCCATCCCTAACCTCAATAAACTATTCTAGTGTCCCATTTTTTCAACTTAAGATTTGAGTTTTCCCCAAAATCATCattaatttcttctttttttctctgTACCTTTCTCACTCTACCCCACcaattttgtgtataaatacccAACAAACTCTTCTCTTTCATTCATTGACTCACCAAAATCTTCTCCATCTTTctcctcttcttctctttcacTTTCTTCCAAAAACAACCTCAAAAAAAAACAACCTCAAAAAACATCCTCAAAAAACAACCTCAAATGGTGTTACTATCCAAACCATCCTCAGAACAATACACCTACGTTAGAAACAACATGCCAACCACATTTTCCTCATCAATCCCTCTTGTAGACCTATCAAATCCAGATGCAATGAGCCTCATAGTGAAAGCTTGTGAAGATTTTGGATTCTTCAAAGTCATAAACCATGGAATCCCTTTGGAAGCTATGGCCCAATTGGAATCTGAGGCCTTCAAATTCTTCTCTCTCCCTCAAACAGAGAAGGATAAAGCAGGGCCTGCTAACCCTTTTGGCTATGGTAACAAACGTATTGGTCTCAATGGTGATGTTGGTTGGATTGAATATCTTCTCCTCACCACCAATCAAGAACATAATTTCTCTCTTCATGGCAAAGACATTGACAAATTTCGgtactaaaaaaattatatatatttttattttaaccaCTGAGTCTGAGTCTGTTACATCGACGCTGCTGATAATCTAAAATTCGGTCGGAAGATAAGTAAAGTCTGTCtaaaaaattgtatattttaACGTTATTGATTCCTACtctgataaataaataaaatcggaTTAAAAAAGATGTTATTGACGCTAGTAGTTCATAATTCGACTTGAACtaaatttatgaatatttttttttgtaggtGTTTGTTGAAAGATTATAAGAGTGCAATGAGGAAAATGGCATGTGAGATACTTGATTTGATGGCTGAGGGGTTAAAGATACAACCAAAGAATGTGTTTAGCAAGCTTGTGAATGATGAAGAGAGTGATTGTGTTTTTAGGGTTAATCATTACCCTGCTTGTCCTGAGTTAGCTATAAATAGTGGTGAGAATTTGATTGGATTTGGAGAACACACTGACCCTCAAATTATTTCAATTTTGAGGTCAAACAATACTTCAGGTTTTCAAATTTCTCTTAGAGATGGAAGCTGGATTTCAGTCCCACCTGATCATAGCTCATTCTTTATCAATGTTGGTGATTCTCTTCAGGTACAACACAAATTTATCATCATACTTTGATTACAtatgcataataataaaaatttatacaaCAATTACTAATTTTTATTCCACTAAATAAAATTCCTTATTCACAAAAATTTAGCGTCTGAAAACCTATTTAAGAGATATTTCTTCCGTCAGTATGTAAagaaaacgtaaaaaaaaaaaagaaatttctatTTAGAGCATTGGTCAGAGACACGTGTTTTTTCAGTCTGATTTGCACGCGAAAGCGAACATAGGCTTAGTTGGATTGTCTTTTGACATTGACCATATTCTATTTGGGGTTGAAATTTACTATgtttagataaaaaatattttaattaatgtattgaaaaaaattaaaagagaaaatattaTGGAAGGTGAGAATAGAATATTATATATTCAAAAGGAATGATTTGTCtcttgattttaatgcaattatCTTTATTTCTAACTTGGGTTTTTTTTTCTTGGTTTGTTTGGTGCATGAACAAAGGTTATGACTAATGGAAGGTTCAAAAGTGTGAGACATAGAGTTTTGGCAAATGGGATAGACCCAAGGCTGTCAATGATTTACTTTTGTGGACCACCTTTGAGTGAGAAAATAGCACCATTGCCTTCACTCATGAAAGGAAAAGAAAGCTTGTATAAGGAATTTACATGGTTTGAGTACAAGAGTTCAACTTATGGTTCAAGGTTGGCTGATAATAGGCTTGGAAATTATGAAAGGATTGCTGCCTCTTAATATTACAAGGTTGTCAATAGAAATGTGGATACAATGCAGACAGCTATATGGATACAATGCAGATCAAATATATCGGTTATTCAATGAAGCGCACATCAGATATATTGGTTACTAAGTGAAACGAAACGAATATTAATAGTATGtagtataattattttaaaaatttttttttttatttgcttAATGTCTTTTTCTTTGTGTACTTTTAAGGTTAAAATTATAAGTTATGAGGTGTCATATAGATATGATAGTATTTATTCCCCTTTTCTTCAACACTCATGTAAGTACTTttctaaatatataaaatatgtttGTGTTAACTACTATGTGCCatgcattttttatttgaatttatttctttttagtGAGAAATGAGTTAAGAATGTAGAATGTATAAATActtttctaaataaaataattttagagaGTTAAAATTATGTGTAAttctttaaatttgttttttaattgttattttaattttttcttaattGAATATTATGTTATATTAAGCTTATATTGCACTATTTTTTTTAGTGATAGTTCTAATTTTCCACAAATAAAGTGTATGACATTTTAATAtctattcatcacacttcatattaaagataaataaattattgtTTTGAGATCATGAATTCGAATCATTAATTGTAATttctaaatttataaaaatacaagTGACAAATCTAACATGTTTTTGCTAAttatattaacaaataaaatgccacatatgattttttaataaaattatataaaaaaaaaactaacaatacaaatatattaaaacataaaataccAATTGAAAAAAACTTAATTGACTAAGTCATGAAATGAGTCTATCTTAAAAGATCACATTCctactcttttttttcttttaggtATCATCTTTCTTTAATGTGGACCTTTATACTTTCTTTAATACAACCTTTCACTTTCAACTCTAATATATAGATTTAGTGTATGCATAATTCATTGGATGAGTTAAGCATATAAGACTTTAATAtcacttttaaaattttatatttaatttaatttatttttacaaaatcGATTTATAAGGTATCTATAGATATGATTATATTAGTCGCCTattcttttataaaaattattaaaaaaattacgtCACGTGAATACAACTCGATTGATAATTGTTACGTGAATACAActcaattgataattgtatagatGTGAGCGGGAGTTAGGACTCGAAGTCGAAATTCTTCACTTCTCCATATATGATtagaaaaaagagagaaagaaaattgtAAAAGATAAAGCACCAACATTTGAGCTATGACATATCCCAAAACTCCAACAAGTACTAAAAAAATACAGAGTGGAGATAGTAGTAGCACATGGTATTCATAGAACATTTTGTGGGCTCATATCCTTTAGGGACCATTCTTTGATCTTTGAGTGGAATATCAAAACCGTGGGCATTCTAGGCCCAAAACAAACCGCGTAAGAAGAGAGAGACTTAACACAACATTTCCAAGAGTGATGACATGTTCTATTTCTTCAACATATTTGGTTGGAGTCAAGACATAGTGTTGTGGTGAGCAATTATTGGGAAAATCCAAGTTCTTGAAAAAATCAACCTCAATTATAAGATCATATCAACTTAATGTAGGTGTATGAGTTGTGTCCATGacttcttatttttatttgtaagtGAAATATGATACTATTTTTTAGTGTTTGTAGGCATATCATGGTGTTATAGTTTGTGGAAAGTGTCACATATGATCTATGGCTGACCCATGcgtgaaaattgtttgaaattcTAACAATGATGATAATGCTTCTTATAAGTAGATAGAATTTTGTGGTATTATTTATCGgaatttctttatgcatctcTTAACATTTTTAGAGGTTTCTGGTGAATTTTTTTTAACTCCTGAATTCAAAAATGCATCTCTGAATGCGccatatttcattttattattagtgttttcagagatgcatctccgaaaaattcactttttaaatTTTGGGATTTTTCGAAGATACATGTCCGAATTGGGGTTATGTACAACAAACCAGCGACAAAAACCCCTAATTCTATTTTGTTTCAAACCCAAACACCCCAAAATCCCAATCAAAACTCATTTCAACTGATTTTTACTCATTTCCACTCATTTGCAACTCAGCTCAACTCATTGCAACTCTTtatttcaacacatttcaacaacTCTCAAAGCTCAAATTTAAGTAAGTTTCTCTGAATCCTTTGTTCTACTTTGTATGTGTATAATAAGTTGTTTAGAATCATTTAAATGAAATAGGTTGAAGTATAACTTGTAAAATGTGGTTGTTTTGTGTTAAAATTGCATATTTGGAGGATGTAAGTTGAAGGTTCGAAAATGGCAGTCGCAGGTGCTTTCGAAAGTGCATAACCGAAAACACCTCTAAGTAATTTTAGATACGCATTTCCGAAATTATGCctgagtttttttaatttttttaaacctgTTGTGGTTCTTTCCCTTTCAATACTGATTATTCTTTCCCAAGAAAAATGGCTGAGATTCCAAGACTAAGGGCGATGACTTCTTTGTTCAGTATCACCGTCAGTGTGCTTTGAGGTGTTACTTCATGTTTTTGGTTGGCACGTCCatttttgtggacaaaagtgcaaacTACGTGGATTAGTATACCTCAGGTACTTCATGGATTCGGATACAGTGAGGGGGGAACTGGAGGGGCGGTTGCTTGGTATACCAATACCaaaagctgaatgaagcctcaaACTAGAGGACCAAACAACTAACAGGCTCTGCTACATTGATAACAGTACATTTCATTCCaagtattaaatttaatttactataataatttgtttttacATGACTCGAATTCGTTTTTTCAGGGATGGATCATTTCTTACTTCCACCACATTTATGGTTTGAACTTGATTCGCAGTATAGGGAGGAGATGTCGAGGGCTTCCATGTATATCTCCCACAAAGGGAATCATATTGTGTTGTCGTTCCTTGTGTATCTTGATCTGATTGTTCATGATGACATCCAATGAACGTCGTTCGAGGATCATAGTGAGATTATCCCATTCGACTCTATCTCATTGTACTCCGGGTGGCTGGCATGTGGGAGTGGCACTATGATCAGGTATCTGCTGAAGTGATGCATTCGGCATTTTGGCTATGTTCAGACTATACCCAGATCTGTATTTCAGGCTACACCTAACACAATTGTTCGTCGGGATCTTGATGACATCTTTGAAGATTTAGAGCATCATACTGTGTTAGAGGATTATCGGTTGATACCGACATCCAGCAGTTGGCATTGTGTAGAGGGATACATGACACGGTTCTACACAGTGTCACGCTCTATCATGACCCTAGATGCTCTTGGACGTCCACCTAGGTCAGCTTATGAGGAGATTTTGGAGAACCAGTGCAACACCTAAAAAATAATTagagtatttatttaattatctaAGTCATTTATGATGTGTATATGTGAAGTATTTGTTAAATGTGATGTTCTGACGATGATATGTAATGTTTTGGTGATTTATGCGATGTTCATGTGTGTTATGAGGATGATTGAGAATTAAGGAtgttttagaataattagaataattagttgGGATTCTTTTAATcagtaaaataaaattatattcgtGTTAGAGATGATAAGGGCAAGATAATAAATTTAAAGGGGTCATAGGGGTAAAAAGAGAGAAGAGGCAAGAGAGATATTCATTCGATCGTGAAAGTTGGGAGAAGCATGAAAGAGATAAAAGCTAGGGCACAAAGAAGCAAGAGGAGCATAGGAATCTCGGTTGAGCACGAAGAGGATTCGAGATCAAACTATtattctaaggtaaggggagtttATCTTGATTATTGAAAGTGGTCTAAGTGTTAGATAATTGTAGAATTTGTTTTGGGGTTCATGGGTTATGATGAATAGATGATGATGTGATAAATAATGATGAGTTAGGGGTATTAACTTGCAATTGAATAATGCCCATAATGTAGAATCCATTGGGTTGTGGTTATATGATGAAACTCTGAGTTTGGATGATGATTTAGGACTTATAATGTGAAGAAATCATAGGAATTAGAGCTGGTTTTATGTAGGAAATCGTAACAAGAAAACCCTATTGGTGGAGATTGGTCGGGCGAATCGATTCAGTTGTCGGGCAATTAGATTGAAGCATGCATTCGTCGGGCAGAAGAGGACGCTCGTCGGGCGAATGGCCTGAGGAAAATTAGATGTTGGCTACCGCGCCTTCAGTCGACAAGCGAATGAGAGGGCTCGCCGGGTGAATTGGGCCTGAACCAGTATTTTTGTAAAAGCCGTAACTTGAGTTTCCATACTCTGTTTGACGCGTCGTTCGAAGTATAGGATAGCTAATACAATAATCTATACCCTGGTGGAGTAAAATGAGTGATAGGACATAGTTTCCTAGTATTTGTtttatgatgagataatgatacCTTGCgatgaattaaaaataaacatgTTTTTATTATGAAGTTGAATTAACTGTGTCTTGTCGTTACTTGACTTGTGTGTTATGATGTTTGAGGTTATTGGGATAATGTGTGTATTTATGATACGTGTAAtgagtgttgcaccccaattttttaccactgggATTCCACCATATTTCCAAATATTAggattatcattatcatcatgcacattatttgctaaccaaaaatactAAAAATTGTTGCTTGTTACTTGTGTCCCAAGAGAGGAGAgtaagcaaattagggttttgaggcccacaaggaagTTCAAAATTCTCttatgattcaaagggttctctCATCAATATCCAAGTCCAAATATGACCCAATTCAAGATCAATCACTTTCAAGATCACCTGaggcccaaattagggttttgaccttcCAATAGAGGGTTAACTTTTAATCCGGACATGGATCCaagactcaaaccatgattcaagggaatccaaattaacattataatccattcacatcattcattggAAGAAGAGACCTTGATTCATATGGAATCCACAAAACTGTAGTTCatatggaaaaagtcaactatgtgggtcaacctttgacttttgagaaaaatggtcaaccatgAGCTTTTAAGGATTCAA from Vicia villosa cultivar HV-30 ecotype Madison, WI linkage group LG4, Vvil1.0, whole genome shotgun sequence encodes the following:
- the LOC131594580 gene encoding gibberellin 2-beta-dioxygenase 1 yields the protein MVLLSKPSSEQYTYVRNNMPTTFSSSIPLVDLSNPDAMSLIVKACEDFGFFKVINHGIPLEAMAQLESEAFKFFSLPQTEKDKAGPANPFGYGNKRIGLNGDVGWIEYLLLTTNQEHNFSLHGKDIDKFRCLLKDYKSAMRKMACEILDLMAEGLKIQPKNVFSKLVNDEESDCVFRVNHYPACPELAINSGENLIGFGEHTDPQIISILRSNNTSGFQISLRDGSWISVPPDHSSFFINVGDSLQVMTNGRFKSVRHRVLANGIDPRLSMIYFCGPPLSEKIAPLPSLMKGKESLYKEFTWFEYKSSTYGSRLADNRLGNYERIAAS